In a single window of the Streptomyces sp. CGMCC 4.7035 genome:
- a CDS encoding protein kinase domain-containing protein, with protein MGPDSSANETAALRQTGASPLRPGDPGRVGPYVPLALLGSGGMGRVYLARPVDDSPGLVAVKVIRPEYADDARFRRRFEREASVHARLRTPHTPRLSGTGFRDELLWMATEYLPGLDLAAAVRESGALKPAAVWRLVAELGQALADLAAAGIVHRDLKPSNVLLSVRGAHVIDFGISKAADASAITGTGNRVGTPAYMSPEHLRTGRSDTASDVFSLAGTLVYAATGRAPFGDGTGVDVMHRVAFEEPNQELLGEISAADAALGSLLSASLAKEPEQRPTPRDLIDAAGTHTGTADWPEPLGGKVLARQRAYEVLHRLPVGRRVGLRAPGDRPKVVSSASPASRVTVERGGRPAPAGFGPPVEEAGPSAAPPPSPVTPSPAVTPSTTVTPSSTVTPSSSVTPPERLRPPGARPWPRKKPVLAVAAGVTLCAVFAGVLALSRQDAPGTASSPGAGTRTAAGTSPGDAAFSPAPGASDGTSAPGTSGKGVKGAASADGAVSRPEAASTPSDGGPDAPSAPGTEPGTHTAATPSPSSPPSEPATPPWISDCAYYSGSGRTRQGDSGKRVLQVQCMLTERGYGVGSTGVDGDFGPGTESAVRSFQSDKGLDADGIVDHGTWTALRGPE; from the coding sequence GTGGGACCGGACTCATCGGCGAACGAGACTGCCGCGCTGCGGCAGACCGGTGCCTCCCCTCTGCGCCCCGGCGACCCGGGCCGTGTCGGCCCCTATGTGCCGCTGGCGTTGCTCGGCAGCGGTGGCATGGGACGGGTCTATCTGGCGCGTCCCGTGGACGACAGCCCCGGTCTGGTCGCCGTGAAGGTGATCAGGCCGGAGTACGCCGACGACGCCCGGTTCCGGCGCCGGTTCGAGCGTGAGGCGTCGGTGCACGCCCGGCTCCGTACGCCGCACACACCGAGGTTGTCCGGCACGGGGTTCCGGGACGAACTGCTGTGGATGGCCACCGAGTACCTCCCGGGGCTCGATCTGGCGGCTGCCGTGCGGGAGAGCGGTGCCCTGAAGCCGGCCGCGGTCTGGCGGCTGGTGGCGGAGCTGGGGCAGGCGCTTGCCGACCTCGCCGCCGCGGGGATCGTGCACCGGGACCTGAAGCCGTCCAACGTGCTGCTGTCCGTCCGCGGCGCGCATGTGATCGACTTCGGCATTTCGAAGGCCGCGGACGCCAGCGCGATCACCGGCACGGGCAACCGGGTGGGAACCCCTGCCTACATGTCGCCGGAACACCTGCGGACGGGCCGCAGCGACACGGCGTCGGATGTGTTCTCGCTGGCCGGAACGCTGGTCTACGCGGCGACGGGGCGTGCTCCGTTCGGCGACGGCACAGGCGTCGACGTGATGCATCGGGTGGCGTTCGAGGAGCCGAATCAGGAGCTGCTCGGCGAGATCTCGGCGGCGGACGCGGCGCTCGGCTCGCTGCTCTCCGCCTCTCTGGCCAAGGAGCCCGAGCAGCGGCCCACGCCGCGGGACCTGATCGACGCGGCCGGGACGCACACCGGGACGGCCGACTGGCCCGAGCCGCTGGGCGGCAAGGTGCTGGCCCGGCAGCGGGCGTACGAGGTGCTGCACCGCCTCCCCGTCGGGCGGAGGGTCGGCCTCCGGGCCCCGGGCGACCGGCCGAAGGTGGTGTCGTCGGCGTCTCCGGCGTCGCGGGTGACAGTCGAGCGAGGCGGCCGGCCCGCTCCGGCCGGTTTCGGACCGCCGGTGGAGGAGGCAGGCCCTTCCGCCGCCCCACCCCCTTCCCCGGTCACGCCATCCCCCGCAGTCACGCCTTCTACCACCGTCACGCCTTCTTCGACTGTCACGCCGTCCTCCTCCGTCACACCGCCCGAGCGGTTACGCCCGCCGGGAGCACGCCCCTGGCCGCGGAAGAAGCCGGTGCTGGCCGTCGCCGCGGGCGTCACCCTTTGCGCGGTGTTCGCGGGAGTCCTCGCGCTCAGTCGCCAGGACGCCCCTGGGACCGCTTCCTCGCCGGGGGCCGGTACGCGGACCGCCGCCGGCACCTCGCCCGGCGACGCCGCCTTCTCGCCGGCGCCCGGAGCCTCGGACGGGACGTCCGCCCCGGGCACGTCCGGCAAGGGGGTCAAGGGCGCCGCCAGCGCCGACGGCGCCGTGTCGCGCCCGGAGGCCGCCAGCACCCCCTCCGACGGAGGGCCGGATGCCCCCTCGGCCCCCGGCACCGAGCCCGGCACCCACACCGCCGCCACTCCGTCCCCGAGCAGTCCGCCCTCCGAGCCCGCGACCCCGCCCTGGATCTCCGACTGTGCGTACTACTCCGGCAGCGGACGCACACGCCAGGGGGACAGCGGAAAACGCGTGCTCCAGGTGCAGTGCATGCTGACCGAACGCGGGTACGGCGTGGGGAGCACCGGGGTGGACGGCGACTTCGGCCCCGGAACGGAGTCCGCGGTGCGGAGCTTCCAGAGCGACAAGGGCCTGGACGCCGACGGCATCGTGGACCACGGGACCTGGACGGCGCTGCGCGGCCCGGAGTGA
- a CDS encoding RNA polymerase sigma factor — MPESSERGRPAHRGSDISAVPLNDYGMADGRTVGPIPDVPLPHGSAATFLEVAPVQTQTLTQTEIRTDEPDAETDVLAAVPPQSRLAHHPETDAEPQEPPEPGEPESAETTEAPEPVESLRSRVETSGPSSDLFRQYLREIGRIPLLTAAEEVELARRVEAGLFAEEKLGNTPDLDTQLAVDLDRLVVMGRMAKRRLIEANLRLVVSVAKRYVGRGLTMLDLVQEGNLGLIRAVEKFDYARGYKFSTYATWWIRQAMSRALADQARTIRVPVHVVELINRVVRVQRRMLQERGYEPTPEEVAAHLELPGERVTEVLRLAQEPVSLHAPVGEEDDVALGDLIEDGDATSPVESAAFLLLREHLEAVLSTLGERERKVVQLRYGLVDGRPRTLEEIGRIFGVTRERIRQIESKTLNKLRDHAFADQLRGYLD; from the coding sequence GTGCCTGAGTCCTCGGAGCGCGGCCGGCCCGCCCACCGCGGGTCCGACATTTCCGCGGTTCCGCTCAATGACTACGGGATGGCCGACGGGCGGACCGTCGGCCCCATCCCCGACGTACCGCTGCCGCATGGCTCAGCAGCGACATTCCTGGAGGTCGCCCCCGTGCAGACCCAGACCCTCACACAGACAGAGATCCGAACGGACGAGCCGGACGCCGAGACCGACGTCCTCGCGGCGGTGCCCCCGCAGAGCCGGCTCGCGCACCACCCCGAGACGGACGCGGAGCCGCAGGAACCGCCCGAGCCGGGCGAACCGGAGAGTGCCGAGACCACCGAGGCGCCCGAGCCCGTCGAATCCCTCCGCAGCCGCGTCGAGACCAGCGGCCCCTCCTCGGACCTGTTCCGCCAGTACCTGCGCGAGATCGGCCGTATCCCCCTGCTCACGGCCGCCGAGGAGGTCGAACTCGCCCGCCGCGTCGAAGCCGGCCTGTTCGCCGAGGAGAAGCTCGGCAACACCCCCGACCTGGACACCCAACTCGCGGTGGACCTCGACCGGTTGGTGGTCATGGGGCGGATGGCCAAGCGGCGGCTCATCGAGGCCAATCTGCGGCTCGTCGTCTCCGTGGCCAAGCGGTACGTCGGGCGTGGGCTGACCATGCTGGACCTGGTCCAGGAGGGGAACCTCGGGCTCATCCGGGCCGTCGAGAAGTTCGACTACGCCCGCGGGTACAAGTTCTCGACGTACGCGACCTGGTGGATCCGCCAGGCCATGTCCCGCGCCCTGGCCGACCAGGCCCGCACCATCCGCGTCCCCGTCCACGTCGTCGAGCTGATCAACCGCGTCGTCCGCGTCCAGCGCCGCATGCTCCAGGAACGCGGCTACGAGCCCACACCGGAAGAGGTCGCCGCCCACCTGGAGCTGCCCGGCGAGCGCGTCACCGAGGTGCTGCGGCTCGCCCAGGAGCCGGTCTCCCTCCACGCGCCCGTGGGCGAGGAGGACGACGTGGCCCTGGGCGACCTCATCGAGGACGGCGACGCCACGAGCCCGGTCGAGTCCGCCGCGTTCCTGCTGCTCAGGGAGCATCTGGAGGCGGTCCTGTCCACGCTCGGCGAACGGGAGAGGAAGGTCGTACAGCTGCGGTACGGCCTGGTCGACGGCCGCCCCCGCACCCTGGAGGAGATAGGCCGCATCTTCGGCGTGACCAGGGAACGGATCAGGCAGATCGAGTCGAAGACGCTCAACAAGCTCCGCGATCACGCCTTCGCGGACCAGTTGAGGGGTTACCTGGACTGA
- a CDS encoding ABC transporter ATP-binding protein, with translation MLIRLLRAHLRPYKKPISLLVLLQFLQTCATLYLPTLNAHIIDKGVVKGDTDYILSFGGLMIGVSLGQVICNMGAVYYGARTASAIGRDVRAAVFDRVQSFSSREVGHFGAPSLITRTTNDVQQVQMLALMTFTLMVSAPIMCVGGIVLALGLDVPLSGVLVAVVPVLGICVTLIVRRLRPLFRTMQVRLDTVNRVLREQISGNRVIRAFVRDDYEKDRFKGANTELTEVSLGTGRTLALMFPLVMTVVNLSSIAVVWFGAHRIDSGGMQIGDLTAFLAYLMQIVMSVMMATFMFMMVPRAEVCAERISEVLDTESSVVPPTAPVVELRRHGHLEIRDAGFRYPGAEEPVLKAIDVVARPGETTAVIGSTGSGKSTLLGLVPRLFDATEGEVLVDGVNVNEIDPKLLAKTVGLVPQKPYLFAGTVATNLRYGNPDATDEELWHALEVAQAKGFVEALENGLHSPIAQGGTNVSGGQRQRLAIARTLVQRPEIYLFDDSFSALDYATDAALRAALSQETAEATVVIVAQRVATIRDADRILVLDEGRVVGTGRHHELMATNETYREIVLSQLTEAEAA, from the coding sequence GTGCTCATACGACTTCTGAGGGCCCACCTGCGCCCGTACAAGAAACCCATCAGCCTGCTGGTGCTGCTGCAGTTCCTGCAGACCTGCGCCACGCTCTATCTGCCCACGCTCAACGCGCACATCATCGACAAGGGTGTTGTGAAGGGGGACACGGATTACATCCTGTCCTTCGGCGGCCTGATGATCGGGGTCTCTCTCGGCCAGGTCATCTGCAACATGGGCGCCGTCTACTACGGCGCCCGTACCGCGTCGGCCATCGGCCGGGACGTCCGGGCCGCCGTCTTCGACCGGGTGCAGTCGTTCTCCTCGCGTGAGGTGGGTCACTTCGGGGCGCCGTCGCTGATCACCCGCACCACGAACGACGTGCAGCAGGTGCAGATGCTCGCCCTGATGACGTTCACCCTGATGGTGTCGGCGCCGATCATGTGCGTGGGCGGCATCGTCCTGGCGCTCGGTCTGGACGTGCCGCTGTCCGGCGTTCTGGTCGCCGTGGTGCCGGTGCTCGGCATCTGCGTGACGCTGATCGTGCGCCGGCTGCGGCCGCTGTTCCGCACCATGCAGGTCCGCCTGGACACGGTGAACCGGGTGCTGCGCGAGCAGATCTCCGGCAACCGCGTCATCCGCGCCTTCGTCCGGGACGACTACGAGAAGGACCGCTTCAAGGGCGCCAACACCGAGCTCACCGAGGTGTCCCTCGGTACCGGCCGCACGCTGGCGCTGATGTTCCCCCTGGTGATGACCGTGGTGAACCTCTCCTCGATCGCCGTGGTCTGGTTCGGCGCGCACCGCATCGACAGCGGCGGCATGCAGATCGGCGACCTGACCGCGTTCCTCGCCTACCTCATGCAGATCGTGATGTCCGTCATGATGGCCACCTTCATGTTCATGATGGTGCCCCGCGCGGAGGTCTGCGCCGAGCGCATCTCGGAGGTGCTCGACACCGAGTCGAGCGTCGTACCGCCCACCGCGCCCGTCGTCGAGCTGCGGCGCCACGGCCATCTGGAGATCCGTGACGCCGGTTTCCGCTATCCGGGTGCCGAGGAGCCGGTTCTCAAGGCCATCGACGTGGTGGCGCGGCCCGGCGAGACCACGGCCGTCATCGGGTCCACCGGCAGCGGCAAGTCGACCCTGCTCGGGCTTGTCCCCCGCCTCTTCGACGCCACCGAGGGCGAGGTGCTCGTGGACGGCGTGAACGTCAACGAGATCGACCCGAAGCTGCTGGCGAAGACGGTCGGGCTCGTGCCGCAGAAGCCGTACCTGTTCGCGGGCACGGTCGCCACCAACCTGCGGTACGGCAATCCGGACGCGACCGACGAGGAGCTGTGGCACGCGCTGGAGGTGGCGCAGGCCAAGGGGTTCGTCGAGGCGCTGGAGAACGGCCTCCACTCCCCCATCGCCCAGGGCGGTACGAACGTCTCCGGCGGGCAGCGGCAGCGCCTCGCGATCGCGCGCACCCTCGTCCAGCGCCCGGAGATCTACCTCTTCGACGACTCCTTCTCGGCACTGGACTACGCGACCGACGCGGCCCTGCGCGCGGCGCTTTCGCAGGAGACCGCCGAGGCGACCGTGGTGATCGTCGCACAGCGCGTGGCGACCATCCGGGACGCCGACCGGATCCTGGTCCTGGACGAGGGCCGGGTCGTCGGCACCGGCCGCCACCACGAGCTGATGGCAACCAACGAGACCTACCGGGAGATCGTGCTCTCCCAGCTCACGGAAGCGGAGGCTGCCTGA
- a CDS encoding alpha/beta fold hydrolase gives MREQVRTLDHVRAADGRLLTVECVGDPRGRPVFLLHGTPGSRVGPRPRSMFLYQRGAWLISYDRPGYGGSDRKPGRQVVDVVQDVADVADALELDRFAVAGRSGGAPHALACAALLPDRVTRAAALVGLAPWDAEGLDWFEGMAPSNVTEFRTAGRDPERFAARLIPRSAAIRSDPARLLDELRSELPDADRMIVSDNGIRTMLLHNYREALRTSPYGWIDDALALCRPWGFDPADIRVPVLLWHGGQDVFSPASHSSWLAARIPRATKVLEPQAAHFAALSALPTVLQWLLADPGSAQAPSA, from the coding sequence GTGCGGGAGCAGGTGCGCACGCTTGACCATGTGCGGGCGGCGGACGGGAGGCTGCTCACGGTCGAATGCGTGGGGGATCCCCGGGGCCGCCCGGTGTTCCTGCTGCACGGCACGCCCGGCAGCAGGGTCGGGCCCCGGCCCCGGTCGATGTTCCTCTACCAGCGCGGCGCCTGGCTCATCAGCTACGACCGGCCCGGGTACGGCGGCTCCGACCGCAAGCCCGGCCGCCAGGTCGTCGACGTCGTCCAGGACGTGGCCGATGTCGCCGACGCCCTCGAACTGGACCGTTTCGCGGTCGCCGGCCGCTCCGGCGGCGCCCCGCACGCGCTGGCCTGCGCGGCCCTGCTGCCGGACCGGGTGACGCGTGCCGCCGCGCTCGTGGGGCTCGCCCCGTGGGACGCGGAGGGGCTGGACTGGTTCGAGGGGATGGCGCCGTCGAACGTCACCGAGTTCCGCACCGCGGGCCGCGACCCCGAGCGGTTCGCCGCCCGGCTCATTCCGCGTTCGGCCGCCATCCGCAGTGACCCCGCGCGCCTGCTCGACGAGCTGCGCAGCGAGTTGCCCGACGCCGACCGGATGATCGTCTCGGACAACGGGATCCGCACCATGCTGCTGCACAACTACCGCGAGGCGCTGCGGACCTCGCCCTACGGGTGGATCGACGACGCCCTCGCCCTGTGCCGGCCCTGGGGGTTCGACCCGGCCGACATCCGGGTTCCGGTCCTGTTGTGGCACGGCGGACAGGACGTCTTCTCGCCGGCCTCTCACTCTTCCTGGCTGGCGGCCCGCATCCCCCGCGCCACCAAGGTCCTCGAACCGCAGGCGGCCCACTTCGCGGCACTGAGCGCACTGCCGACGGTGCTCCAGTGGCTGCTGGCGGACCCCGGATCGGCTCAGGCGCCCTCGGCGTGA
- a CDS encoding ABC transporter ATP-binding protein, with amino-acid sequence MAGPMGRMMAGGGPDQRSMDFKGSGKRLLAQFKPERGTMYAMLVTCVLSVGLSVIGPKILGKATDLVFAGIIGRQMPSGATKEQVLDSMRKRGEGGVADMLSGTDFTPGKGIDFGAVGNVLLYALGAFVLAGLLMAVATRLSNRAINRTVYRLREDVQAKLSRLPLSYFDKRQRGEVLSRATNDIDNIGQTLQQSLGQLINSLLTIVGVLAVMFWVSWLLALVALVTVPLSFVVATRIGKRSQPHFVQQWRTTGKLNAHIEEMYTGHTLVKVFGRQDESARQFAEQNEKLYEAGFKAQFNSGVMQPLMMFVSNLNYVLVAVVGGLRVASGALSIGDVQAFIQYSRQFSMPLTQVASMANLVQSGVASAERIFELLDAEEQESDPEAAVRPEELHGRVALENVSFRYDPEKPLIEDLSLKVEPGHTVAIVGPTGAGKTTLVNLLMRFYEVTGGRITLDGVDIAKMSRDELRAAIGMVLQDTWLFGGTIAENIAYGAAREVTRGEIEEAARAAHADRFIRTLPDGYDTVIDDEGTGVSAGEKQLITIARAFLSDPVILVLDEATSSVDTRTEVLIQKAMAKLAHGRTSFVIAHRLSTIRDADTILVMENGSIVEQGSHTELLAADGAYARLYKAQFAQAVAEVD; translated from the coding sequence ATGGCCGGGCCCATGGGACGCATGATGGCCGGGGGCGGCCCCGACCAGCGCTCGATGGACTTCAAGGGGTCCGGAAAACGGCTCCTCGCCCAGTTCAAGCCCGAACGCGGCACGATGTACGCGATGCTGGTCACCTGTGTGCTGAGCGTCGGTCTCTCCGTGATCGGACCGAAGATCCTCGGCAAGGCGACCGACCTGGTCTTCGCCGGGATCATCGGCCGTCAGATGCCGTCGGGGGCGACCAAGGAGCAGGTCCTCGACTCCATGCGCAAGCGGGGCGAGGGCGGCGTCGCCGACATGCTCTCCGGCACGGACTTCACCCCGGGCAAGGGCATCGACTTCGGCGCCGTGGGGAACGTCCTGCTGTACGCGCTCGGCGCGTTCGTCCTGGCCGGCCTGCTCATGGCGGTGGCCACCCGGCTCTCCAACCGGGCCATCAACCGGACCGTCTACCGGTTGCGCGAGGACGTACAGGCGAAGCTGTCGCGGCTTCCGCTGTCGTACTTCGACAAGCGGCAGCGCGGCGAGGTGCTCAGCCGCGCCACCAACGACATCGACAACATCGGGCAGACACTCCAGCAGTCGCTGGGCCAGCTCATCAACTCGCTGCTGACGATCGTGGGCGTGCTGGCGGTGATGTTCTGGGTGTCGTGGCTGCTGGCGCTGGTGGCGCTGGTGACCGTGCCGCTCTCGTTCGTCGTGGCCACGCGGATCGGCAAGCGCTCGCAGCCGCACTTCGTGCAGCAGTGGCGCACCACCGGCAAGCTGAACGCGCACATCGAGGAGATGTACACCGGGCACACGCTGGTGAAGGTGTTCGGGCGTCAGGACGAGTCGGCGCGGCAGTTCGCCGAGCAGAACGAGAAGCTGTACGAGGCCGGGTTCAAGGCGCAGTTCAACAGCGGTGTGATGCAGCCGCTGATGATGTTCGTGTCGAACCTGAACTATGTGCTGGTGGCCGTGGTCGGTGGTCTGCGGGTCGCGTCCGGTGCGCTGTCCATCGGCGACGTGCAGGCCTTCATCCAGTACTCGCGGCAGTTCTCGATGCCGCTGACGCAGGTCGCGTCGATGGCGAACCTGGTGCAGTCGGGTGTCGCCTCGGCGGAGCGGATCTTCGAGCTGCTGGACGCAGAGGAACAGGAGTCCGACCCCGAGGCCGCGGTGCGGCCGGAGGAGCTGCACGGACGGGTCGCGCTGGAAAACGTGTCGTTCCGGTACGACCCCGAGAAGCCGCTCATCGAGGACCTGTCGCTGAAGGTGGAGCCGGGGCACACGGTCGCGATCGTCGGCCCGACGGGCGCGGGCAAGACGACCCTCGTCAACCTGCTGATGCGGTTCTACGAGGTCACCGGCGGGCGGATCACGCTCGACGGGGTCGACATCGCGAAGATGTCCCGGGACGAACTGCGGGCCGCGATCGGGATGGTGCTCCAGGACACCTGGCTGTTCGGGGGCACGATCGCGGAGAACATCGCGTACGGGGCCGCGCGCGAGGTCACCCGCGGGGAGATCGAGGAGGCAGCGCGGGCGGCGCACGCGGACCGGTTCATCCGGACGCTGCCGGACGGCTACGACACCGTGATCGACGACGAGGGCACGGGGGTCAGCGCGGGTGAGAAGCAGCTCATCACGATCGCGCGGGCGTTCCTGTCCGACCCGGTGATCCTGGTTCTGGACGAGGCGACGAGTTCGGTGGACACCCGGACCGAGGTGCTGATCCAGAAGGCGATGGCGAAGCTGGCGCACGGGCGGACGTCGTTCGTGATCGCCCATCGCCTGTCGACGATCCGGGACGCGGACACGATCCTGGTGATGGAGAACGGGTCCATCGTCGAGCAGGGTTCGCACACCGAACTGCTGGCCGCCGACGGGGCGTACGCGCGGCTGTACAAGGCGCAGTTCGCCCAGGCGGTGGCCGAGGTCGACTGA
- a CDS encoding xylulokinase, with translation MGIVAGLDSSPDFTRIVVCDTDTGAVLRQGYAPHPVENPEGGGRPSDIDPQAWLLSLGEAAGGGLLEGVQAIGVSSQQNALVPLDGQGSTVRPALVGGDKRAQVAAADLVDALGGRQAWAEAVGCVPQAAQPVTKLRWLAKTEPDNARRLAVLMQAHDWIVWQLLGRPVRRTTDRGGASGTGYWSAATGAYRTDLVELALGHQAMLPEVLGPSEAAGTTPEGLLISAGTGETMAAALGLGIGLGDAVVSLGASGSVMAVHPEALVDSTGMITSLADATGLHLPVVTTLNAVRTLRGTAELLGLPDLESLSDLAMKSTPGSHGLVMLPYLEGERTPNLPHTAGTLAGLRRESMRPEHLARAAFEGMLCGLADALDVLRGRGVDVRRIFLLGAAAELPAVQAAAPALFGVQVVVPQPADYAAIGAARQAAWSLGVSQGTLDPRTPPAWQGAVAQVLEPGDDLAVGQAVRQQYVSVREQTHPGAFRS, from the coding sequence ATGGGGATAGTCGCCGGGTTGGACAGTTCGCCCGATTTCACTCGTATCGTCGTCTGTGACACGGACACCGGGGCCGTGCTCAGGCAGGGATATGCACCGCATCCGGTGGAGAACCCCGAGGGTGGCGGCCGTCCCTCCGACATCGACCCGCAGGCCTGGCTGCTGTCCCTGGGGGAGGCGGCCGGCGGCGGGCTCCTGGAGGGCGTACAGGCCATCGGCGTCTCCTCGCAGCAGAACGCCCTCGTCCCGCTCGACGGCCAGGGCAGCACCGTGCGCCCCGCGCTGGTCGGCGGCGACAAGCGGGCCCAGGTCGCGGCGGCCGACCTCGTCGACGCCCTCGGCGGACGGCAGGCCTGGGCCGAGGCCGTCGGCTGCGTACCGCAGGCCGCGCAGCCGGTGACCAAGCTGCGCTGGCTCGCCAAGACAGAACCCGACAACGCGCGGCGCCTCGCCGTGCTGATGCAGGCTCACGACTGGATCGTCTGGCAGCTGCTCGGCCGGCCCGTGCGCAGGACCACCGATCGCGGCGGCGCCTCGGGGACCGGGTACTGGTCGGCGGCGACCGGCGCCTACCGTACGGACCTCGTCGAGCTGGCGCTCGGGCACCAGGCCATGCTGCCCGAGGTGCTCGGCCCGTCCGAGGCGGCGGGCACGACGCCGGAGGGGCTGCTGATCTCCGCGGGCACCGGCGAGACCATGGCCGCCGCCCTGGGCCTGGGCATCGGGCTCGGCGACGCGGTCGTCTCGCTCGGCGCCTCCGGGTCCGTGATGGCCGTGCACCCCGAGGCGCTGGTCGACTCGACCGGGATGATCACCTCGCTCGCGGACGCGACGGGCCTGCACCTGCCGGTGGTGACCACGCTGAACGCAGTGCGCACCCTGCGGGGCACCGCCGAGCTGCTCGGCCTGCCCGATCTGGAGTCGCTGTCCGACCTCGCCATGAAGTCGACGCCCGGATCGCACGGGCTGGTGATGCTGCCCTACCTGGAGGGCGAGCGGACCCCGAACCTGCCGCACACCGCGGGCACCCTGGCCGGGCTGCGGCGCGAGTCGATGCGGCCCGAGCATCTGGCCCGGGCCGCGTTCGAGGGCATGCTGTGCGGGCTCGCGGACGCGCTGGACGTGCTGCGCGGGCGCGGGGTCGACGTGCGGCGGATCTTCCTGCTCGGCGCGGCCGCGGAGCTGCCCGCCGTGCAGGCGGCGGCGCCCGCGCTGTTCGGCGTGCAGGTCGTGGTGCCGCAGCCCGCCGACTACGCGGCGATCGGCGCGGCCCGGCAGGCGGCCTGGTCGCTCGGTGTCTCCCAGGGCACCCTCGACCCGCGCACCCCGCCCGCCTGGCAGGGCGCGGTCGCCCAGGTCCTGGAGCCGGGCGACGACTTGGCGGTGGGCCAGGCCGTACGCCAGCAGTACGTGTCGGTACGGGAGCAGACGCATCCGGGGGCGTTCCGGTCCTAG
- a CDS encoding YtxH domain-containing protein gives MRYRLTFVAGVVLGYVLGTRAGRERYEQLKKSARQVAQNPAVRNTAETAAQQGREIAGKALHAVSAKAGDHMPASVAARVRSLRERNGHRGEDDWGTSNT, from the coding sequence ATGCGCTATCGGCTCACGTTCGTCGCCGGGGTGGTTCTGGGCTATGTGCTGGGCACACGGGCCGGGCGTGAACGGTACGAGCAGCTCAAGAAGTCCGCCCGCCAGGTCGCGCAGAACCCGGCCGTGCGCAACACCGCCGAGACGGCCGCCCAGCAGGGGCGCGAGATCGCCGGCAAGGCCCTGCACGCGGTGAGCGCCAAGGCCGGAGACCACATGCCCGCCTCGGTCGCCGCCCGCGTGCGCTCGCTGCGCGAACGCAACGGGCACCGCGGCGAGGACGACTGGGGCACCAGCAACACCTGA